A part of Methanohalobium evestigatum Z-7303 genomic DNA contains:
- a CDS encoding radical SAM protein — protein MEIPKFLNHYFKIENNNFPAGFRIAQKVPVKFDSDTSIDNLWAIHSKAMDNYWQLYNKTLQDIQNFTDYPSVHPSLMDLKVEIAYRIIEKCIFCGWICRVNRKNKELGYCRIGSVSRCASEFLHRGEEPEIVPSHTIFFTGCVFSCVYCQNCDISTRPESGIEINPLHLAKIIDARRREGSKNVNFVTPTPHLHTVLKTINNISENLPVIWNSNMYHSEEASELLEGIIDMFLADFRYGNNRCAKKYSNINNYTEIVKRNFKKAYQHSDIIIRHLVLPGHIECCTKPVIEWTVENITHVRFNLMFQYTPFYKSCEYPEINRKLGLDEQEKAIEIAKNYGIEDLLV, from the coding sequence ATGGAAATTCCGAAATTTTTGAATCATTACTTCAAAATAGAAAATAACAATTTTCCAGCAGGTTTCAGGATTGCACAAAAAGTTCCAGTTAAATTTGATTCTGATACATCCATTGATAATTTATGGGCTATACATTCAAAGGCGATGGATAATTACTGGCAACTGTATAACAAAACATTACAGGACATCCAAAATTTTACAGATTATCCATCGGTTCATCCATCACTTATGGACCTTAAAGTCGAAATTGCATACAGGATTATTGAAAAATGTATCTTTTGCGGATGGATATGCAGAGTAAACCGTAAAAACAAGGAGCTTGGATATTGCCGAATTGGTTCTGTCTCAAGATGTGCATCCGAATTTTTACATCGGGGAGAAGAACCAGAAATTGTACCCTCTCATACTATCTTTTTCACAGGATGTGTGTTTTCCTGTGTATACTGTCAGAACTGCGATATCTCAACCAGACCCGAGAGTGGAATTGAAATCAACCCTCTCCACCTTGCAAAAATCATCGATGCAAGACGCAGAGAAGGTTCAAAGAATGTAAATTTTGTAACTCCTACACCTCATCTTCATACTGTTTTAAAAACCATCAACAACATATCAGAAAATCTCCCTGTTATATGGAACTCCAACATGTACCATTCTGAAGAAGCCAGTGAATTGCTGGAAGGTATTATAGATATGTTTCTTGCAGATTTTCGATACGGTAATAACAGATGTGCAAAGAAATATTCAAACATAAACAATTACACAGAAATCGTTAAAAGAAACTTTAAAAAAGCATATCAGCATTCTGATATAATAATCCGGCATCTTGTATTACCTGGACATATTGAATGCTGTACAAAACCCGTAATCGAATGGACAGTTGAGAACATAACACATGTTAGATTTAATCTTATGTTCCAGTATACACCCTTTTACAAATCTTGTGAATATCCAGAGATTAACCGTAAGCTTGGATTGGATGAACAAGAAAAAGCCATAGAAATAGCCAAGAATTACGGAATAGAGGATTTACTGGTTTGA